The Cottoperca gobio chromosome 6, fCotGob3.1, whole genome shotgun sequence genome has a segment encoding these proteins:
- the etfbkmt gene encoding electron transfer flavoprotein beta subunit lysine methyltransferase isoform X1, whose translation MVMLGLLTPQTRGVKVFIKAFRQTNRPRCSSVSCHSDEYIRRFISDNTEIVGDQSLTPEVKLRLFTPTCRFWRERPELWPFEDPYWAIYWPGGQALSRFLLDNPSVCGGKTVLDLGSGCGATAIAAKLCGAAHVVANDIDTVAAVATHMNFELNGLEPPVCQTNNIIGSQPEGFDLIFLGDMFYDEDLATSLHSWLDRCIKTHGTKVLIGDPGRAQFEEHRIRRLLHQLAQFELPESVREENYGLTCSRVWCYRPEL comes from the exons ATGGTCATGTTGGGACTTTTAACGCCCCAAACTCGAGGTGTCAAAGTATTTATCAAAGCGtttagacagacaaacagacctAGATGTTCCTCAGTCAGCTGTCATTCTGATGAGTATATCCGCAGATTTATTTCAGACAACACAGAGATAGTTGGAGACCAAAGTTTGACACCAGAAGTCAAACTAAGGCTGTTCACCCCAACATGCAGATTTTGGAGAGAAAGACCAGAGCTTTGGCCTTTTGAGGACCCGTACTGGGCCATATACTGGCCAGGAGGCCAGGCACTTTCACG GTTTCTCCTGGATAACCCTTCAGTGTGTGGGGGTAAGACAGTTCTAGATCTGGGGAGTGGCTGTGGAGCCACAGCTATCGCTGCAAAACTATGTGGTGCTGCTCATGTAGTTGCCAATGACATTGACACCG TTGCAGCCGTTGCAACCCACATGAACTTTGAGTTGAACGGCCTGGAGCCGCCTGTTTGTCAGACCAACAACATAATCGGTTCACAACCCGAGGGCTTTGACCTGATCTTCCTGGGTGACATGTTCTACGACGAGGACCTCGCCACCAGCCTTCACAGCTGGCTGGACCGCTGCATCAAAACCCACGGCACCAAAGTCCTCATCGGAGATCCTGGAAGAGCCCAGTTTGAAGAGCACCGCATTCGACGACTCCTGCATCAGCTCGCTCAGTTTGAGCTGCCTGAGTCTGTCAGAGAGGAGAACTACGGTCTGACCTGCAGCAGGGTTTGGTGCTACCGTCCTGAACTCTGA
- the etfbkmt gene encoding electron transfer flavoprotein beta subunit lysine methyltransferase isoform X2 produces MVMLGLLTPQTRGVKVFIKAFRQTNRPRCSSVSCHSDEYIRRFISDNTEIVGDQSLTPEVKLRLFTPTCRFWRERPELWPFEDPYWAIYWPGGQALSRFLLDNPSVCGGKTVLDLGSGCGATAIAAKLCGAAHVVANDIDTDSTADVAMSDSGSDISTELSDSESSDSLHLQEEEFIEEDAGVVDLDHAGELNVVEPYQFETQYSRWRHRRERTCG; encoded by the exons ATGGTCATGTTGGGACTTTTAACGCCCCAAACTCGAGGTGTCAAAGTATTTATCAAAGCGtttagacagacaaacagacctAGATGTTCCTCAGTCAGCTGTCATTCTGATGAGTATATCCGCAGATTTATTTCAGACAACACAGAGATAGTTGGAGACCAAAGTTTGACACCAGAAGTCAAACTAAGGCTGTTCACCCCAACATGCAGATTTTGGAGAGAAAGACCAGAGCTTTGGCCTTTTGAGGACCCGTACTGGGCCATATACTGGCCAGGAGGCCAGGCACTTTCACG GTTTCTCCTGGATAACCCTTCAGTGTGTGGGGGTAAGACAGTTCTAGATCTGGGGAGTGGCTGTGGAGCCACAGCTATCGCTGCAAAACTATGTGGTGCTGCTCATGTAGTTGCCAATGACATTGACACCG acagcacggcagacgtggcgatgtcggactctggctcggatatttcgacagaattgagtgacagtgagtcgtcagactcgttgcaccttcaagaagaggagtttattgaagaggatgccggtgtcgtggatttagatcatgcgggcgagttaaACGTGGTGGAACCATACCAgttcgagacacagtattcaagatggagacacagacgggagcgaacatgcggatga